The Chloroflexota bacterium genome segment GTAGGCGTCGGGGATGTTGTCCGGGATGGCCAGATAGCCGTCGGAGCCGGCGGGCATGCCGTCGCTGAGCGAGCCGGCCGCGATGGTGGGTGGCATGGTGCCTTGGCTAATGGACCACAGCGAGTAGTCCATGGCGTAGCACGCGATCCAGGTGTCGCCGGCGTTGAAGTCCTCAAACATGTTGGTTGGCTCATTGGCGATCTTGCAGTAGGTGATGAAGTCTTTCAACTTGGCGATGGCGTCCTGGTACTCCGGCTTCTTCTCCAGTTCTGCCAGCGGGATGGGGGTGCCATCGGGGTTCGTCAGCGGCACGAAGGCGTTGACGAAGGCGTAGGGCAGGCTGCGGCCCGAGCCGGACTTGGAGTCGGGGCGCATCCAGCCGATGTGGCCCTTCCACTCGGCGCGGCGCTCGTAGAATTCCTTCCACGACTTGGGCGGATCCTTCACGTATTCGGTGTTGTAGATGAGGGTGTACTGGCTGCGCCAGTAGAGCGCGCCGGTTCCCTGGATGTCCACGCCCTGCGCCGTCTTCAAGTACTCCTCCGGGCACTTGGCCAGGTTCGGGATCACGTCCAGCCGGTCGGGGTACAACTTCACCAGCGGGATGTTACTCTTGATGAGGTTGGCCAGGTCATCCGGCTTCATGAACAGCAGGTGGATGTCGCCCTTGCCCGGCTCCCAGGCCTTCATGCGCTCGGCGACCTCAGCGCTCTTGGAGACCACGTAGTTTATCTTGATGCCCAGTTGCTCCTGGACGGCCGGGAGGATTCGGGTCTTCCAGTACAACTGGAAGTTGGCGCCGGAGTTGGTATCCACGACGGTGATTTCGGTGGGCAGCGGTGGCGGCGGCGTCGCGGTTACGGGTACGATGACCGTTTCCTTGACGGGTACCGGGACGGTCTCCTTGACGACCACCGGCGTGGGCGTCGGTCCGCAGGCCGGAAGCACGGCCGCAGCGACCAGCAACAGGGTTACGACCGCAAACAGTGTCTTACGCATGGCTCTCCTCCCCTTTCATGCTTTGCTTGCGAATGGTTACGCCGATACGGACTCCCCTAGCGATACCCTATCCTTGTCTTCGGTTTATCACCTCCTTTCGGCGCCCCGTCAGGCTTCCAGCGGCAGGCGAACGGGCTTTCCCGACCTGGCGCTGCGATACACCGCCTCGGCCAGTTCTACCGCCCGATAGCCATCCAGGGCTTTCACTGGCGGGAAACCTTCTCCCATGACGGCGTCTACAAAGAGCTTGTCTTCCTCCACGTAGCCCCACTTTTCGGCAGTGGACAGTTGGAAGCAGTCATGGGTGATGATCTGCTGATTCAGCCCGGGGCTGTAGGTTACCTTTTCCATCTCCTCGGTTACGATGGACGAATGCTCGCCATAGAGTTCTATC includes the following:
- a CDS encoding extracellular solute-binding protein, which codes for MRKTLFAVVTLLLVAAAVLPACGPTPTPVVVKETVPVPVKETVIVPVTATPPPPLPTEITVVDTNSGANFQLYWKTRILPAVQEQLGIKINYVVSKSAEVAERMKAWEPGKGDIHLLFMKPDDLANLIKSNIPLVKLYPDRLDVIPNLAKCPEEYLKTAQGVDIQGTGALYWRSQYTLIYNTEYVKDPPKSWKEFYERRAEWKGHIGWMRPDSKSGSGRSLPYAFVNAFVPLTNPDGTPIPLAELEKKPEYQDAIAKLKDFITYCKIANEPTNMFEDFNAGDTWIACYAMDYSLWSISQGTMPPTIAAGSLSDGMPAGSDGYLAIPDNIPDAYKTVAMKVINYLLSDDQQIRLITEMWQYTGTAIEDKIPDVVWRKIPKWGEIEKVRVRLNNKEFTDWVKEKGPEVLLPK